Proteins found in one Flavobacterium channae genomic segment:
- a CDS encoding energy transducer TonB — MEVKKNPNVDPKRNSSLYFLVGLTAVLLLTYVGIELKSEDPRVEVEKLDIVDNFVEDEEAILTMPPVQKLPPPPPPAPEVIQIVDNKQVIEDKKIETTEVDENKPVVVVNNASQYGSEGGTAEEIDEEVPFAVIEDVPVFPGCEKEPKNRRLECFMEQMAKHIKKNQQYPERAMEDGIQGRVSVLFVIDKDGGITNVQVRGPKGGELLEKEAKRVIEKLPKFKPGMQRGKPVKVKYSQPITFKLQ; from the coding sequence ATGGAAGTAAAGAAAAATCCTAATGTAGATCCTAAGAGAAATAGTTCGCTATATTTCCTTGTAGGTCTTACTGCTGTGTTATTGTTGACTTACGTTGGCATTGAGCTTAAATCAGAAGATCCAAGAGTAGAGGTTGAAAAATTAGATATAGTGGATAATTTTGTAGAAGATGAAGAGGCAATCTTAACTATGCCTCCTGTGCAAAAATTACCACCACCACCACCGCCAGCACCAGAAGTAATCCAAATCGTAGATAACAAACAAGTTATTGAAGATAAAAAAATTGAAACTACAGAGGTTGATGAAAACAAACCAGTTGTTGTAGTTAACAATGCATCTCAATATGGTAGCGAAGGTGGAACAGCTGAAGAAATTGATGAAGAAGTTCCTTTTGCAGTTATCGAAGATGTTCCTGTTTTTCCTGGTTGTGAAAAAGAGCCAAAAAATAGACGTTTAGAATGTTTTATGGAGCAAATGGCTAAGCATATTAAAAAGAATCAACAATATCCAGAGAGAGCGATGGAAGATGGAATTCAAGGTAGAGTTTCAGTTTTATTCGTAATCGATAAAGATGGTGGAATTACAAATGTACAAGTTAGAGGTCCTAAAGGTGGAGAGCTTTTAGAGAAAGAAGCAAAAAGAGTTATTGAAAAACTTCCTAAGTTTAAACCAGGAATGCAAAGAGGTAAACCTGTAAAAGTAAAATACAGTCAGCCAATTACATTCAAATTACAATAA